In a single window of the Acipenser ruthenus chromosome 8, fAciRut3.2 maternal haplotype, whole genome shotgun sequence genome:
- the LOC117962451 gene encoding uncharacterized protein LOC117962451 isoform X3 — protein MVDRDHKQKKSVYVQTDEKELNEKKMTLDLDEVWSIKKNIPAFSERHRNKTSAERFSNLPHKVELFSRYGEVRVFKKSVKSIKSSENLQRVMGFKKSSGEIMILWITGTIKDTSLT, from the exons ATGGTGGACAGAGATCATAAGCAGAAGAAATCCGTTTATGTGCAAACAGATGAAAAGgaactaaatgaaaagaaaatga cactTGATCTTGATGAGGTGTGGAGCATAAAGAAAAATATTCCGGCATTCAGTGAACGACATAGAAATAAAACTTCAGCTGAAAGATTTAGCAATTTACCTCATAAGGTGGAGTTATTCTCTCGCTACGGGGAGGTCAGAG tttttaagaAAAGTGTCAAAAGCATCAAAAGTTCAG AAAACCTGCAGAGGGTTATGGGATTCAAAAAGAGCTCTGGTGAGATT ATGATATTGTGGATAACAGGAACCATCAAGGACACAAGCTTAACATGA
- the LOC117962451 gene encoding uncharacterized protein LOC117962451 isoform X4, which produces MVDRDHKQKKSVYVQTDEKELNEKKMIFKKSVKSIKSSENLQRVMGFKKSSDDIVDNRNHQGHKLNMKSLTSKDKDEESLFDF; this is translated from the exons ATGGTGGACAGAGATCATAAGCAGAAGAAATCCGTTTATGTGCAAACAGATGAAAAGgaactaaatgaaaagaaaatga tttttaagaAAAGTGTCAAAAGCATCAAAAGTTCAG AAAACCTGCAGAGGGTTATGGGATTCAAAAAGAGCTCTG ATGATATTGTGGATAACAGGAACCATCAAGGACACAAGCTTAACATGAAGAGTTTAACCAGTAAGGACAAGGATGAAGAGAGCCTGTTTGACTTTTAA
- the LOC117962451 gene encoding alpha-(1,3)-fucosyltransferase 4-like isoform X1 has protein sequence MKNVVFLEPARLVANTEQQRRHWYKKLPVCYFLMMKLLCSQVYLASFACMLLTVYLCFQKLPQASSNVPFVTDHIVMDPIIVLLWLQPFGKKRPIPDCQTLYNIRACTLTTDRDQYLRSQAVIIHHRDIRGNLSTLPQGHRPVSQRWIWMNFESPSHTSGLKKLGGVFNWTMSYRLDSDVFVPYGYLYPKKGYGSKKVSLPHKKKLVAWVISNWNEEHTRVKYYIRLRRHIPIDVYGGQGMELSNNSIVQTVSQYKFYLAFENSQHPDYITEKLWRNAFMSSAVPVVLGPGRANYELFLPPDSFIHIDDFRSPKVLADYLNFLDKNPKLYKKYFMWKKHYNVHVTSFWSEPYCSVCKAIRAAGSQTKTMSDLALWFEA, from the coding sequence ATGAAGAACGTTGTATTCCTGGAGCCGGCGCGTTTGGTCGCTAATACTGAACAGCAACGTCGTCATTGGTACAAAAAATTACCGGTATGTTATTTTCTTATGATGAAACTATTGTGCTCGCAGGTATATCTGGCTTCTTTCGCTTGCATGCTGCTTACCGTGTACTTGTGCTTCCAAAAACTACCACAGGCGTCTTCCAATGTTCCTTTCGTGACTGATCATATTGTGATGGACCCCATCATTGTTCTATTATGGTTGCAACCGTTTGGGAAAAAACGGCCGATTCCAGACTGTCAGACACTATACAATATCCGAGCATGTACGCTCACGACAGACAGGGATCAGTACCTGCGCTCTCAAGCAGTTATCATTCACCACAGGGATATTAGGGGCAATCTTAGTACACTGCCACAGGGACATCGTCCAGTCTCACAAAGGTGGATCTGGATGAATTTCGAGTCGCCATCTCACACTTCAGGTCTGAAGAAACTGGGGGGCGTTTTTAACTGGACCATGTCCTATAGGTTAGATTCAGACGTCTTTGTTCCATATGGTTATCTGTATCCTAAGAAAGGCTATGGGTCTAAGAAGGTCAGTCTGCCCCACAAGAAGAAACTGGTGGCCTGGGTCATCAGTAACTGGAATGAGGAGCACACCAGAGTGAAATATTACATCAGACTAAGGAGACACATTCCTATTGATGTGTACGGTGGACAGGGTATGGAGCTGTCCAACAACAGTATTGTCCAGACTGTTTCACAGTACAAGTTCTACCTTGCCTTCGAAAATTCCCAACATccagattatattactgaaaagCTATGGAGGAACGCTTTCATGTCAAGtgcagttccagtggttttggGACCGGGAAGAGCTAACTATGAGCTGTTCTTACCTCCAGACTCCTTTATTCATATTGATGACTTTCGCAGCCCCAAAGTGCTGGCTGACTATCTGAATTTTTTGGATAAAAACCCCAAACTGTACAAAAAGTATTTCATGTGGAAAAAGCATTACAATGTCCATGTTACCTCCTTCTGGAGTGAACCCTATTGTTCGGTATGCAAAGCCATTAGGGCAGCAGGGTCTCAGACAAAAACGATGTCAGATCTGGCCCTGTGGTTTGAAGCTTAA
- the LOC131737715 gene encoding ankyrin repeat domain-containing protein 49-like isoform X1, with amino-acid sequence MEAGRDRRRSQTEMAEPKAQCNSERKVAALPPTCLASADGKGARLGDFPEDFNQLELLDTHRHLIPIGTHSLWPEEENEEEEEEDGERSEEWYQQQEKKRENCPEELVLWSAEMNRVSTVRRLLSTSAELVNTRDDDKYTPLHRAAYNGHLEVVKELIAYKADIHARTVDGWTPLHSACKWNNAKVASYLLQQGADINAQTNGRLTPLHLASSNKDAKETLELLLMNRYIKPHLKSSSDETALDIARRTSAHYYLFEIVEPCTNSVPES; translated from the exons ATGGAAGCTGGTAGAGATAGAAG gaGAAGTCAGACTGAAATGGCTGAACCAAAGGCCCAATGCAACAGCGAAAGGAAAGTGGCGGCTTTGCCGCCAACATGCCTAGCAAGTGCAGACGGGAAGGGGGCCAGGCTGGGGGACTTCCCAGAGGATTTTAATCAGCTGGAGCTGctggacacacacagacacctgaTCCCCATCGGGACCCACAGCCTGTGGCCAGAGGAAGAGaacgaggaggaggaagaggaggatggAGAGCGGAGCGAGGAGTGGTATCAACAGCAGGAGAAGAAACGGGAGAACTGCCCGGAGGAGTTAGTGCTCTGGTCTGCAGAGATGAACCGC gtTTCAACTGTTCGAAGGCTTCTGTCTACCAGTGCTGAGCTGGTAAACACTAGAGATGATGACAAATACACCCCACTTCACCGTGCAGCCTATAATGGGCATTTGGAGGTAGTAAAGGAGCTCATAGCATATAAAGCTGATATTCACGCCAGGACTGTTGACGGGTGGACTCCGCTGCACAGCGCCTGCAAGTGGAATAATGCAAAGGTCGCCTCCTACCTCCTTCAGCAAGGAGCAGACATCAATGCACAGACTAACGGCCGGCTCACCCCATTACACCTTGCCTCCAGCAATAAAGACGCCAAAGAGACACTGGAGTTGCTGCTGATGAATCGATACATTAAACCACACCTCAAGAGCAGCAGTGACGAGACTGCATTGGACATTGCAAGAAGGACTAGTGCACACTACTACCTGTTTGAAATTGTGGAGCCCTGTACAAATTCTGTCCCTGAATCCTGA
- the LOC131737715 gene encoding ankyrin repeat domain-containing protein 49-like isoform X2 produces the protein MEAGRDRRSQTEMAEPKAQCNSERKVAALPPTCLASADGKGARLGDFPEDFNQLELLDTHRHLIPIGTHSLWPEEENEEEEEEDGERSEEWYQQQEKKRENCPEELVLWSAEMNRVSTVRRLLSTSAELVNTRDDDKYTPLHRAAYNGHLEVVKELIAYKADIHARTVDGWTPLHSACKWNNAKVASYLLQQGADINAQTNGRLTPLHLASSNKDAKETLELLLMNRYIKPHLKSSSDETALDIARRTSAHYYLFEIVEPCTNSVPES, from the exons ATGGAAGCTGGTAGAGATAGAAG AAGTCAGACTGAAATGGCTGAACCAAAGGCCCAATGCAACAGCGAAAGGAAAGTGGCGGCTTTGCCGCCAACATGCCTAGCAAGTGCAGACGGGAAGGGGGCCAGGCTGGGGGACTTCCCAGAGGATTTTAATCAGCTGGAGCTGctggacacacacagacacctgaTCCCCATCGGGACCCACAGCCTGTGGCCAGAGGAAGAGaacgaggaggaggaagaggaggatggAGAGCGGAGCGAGGAGTGGTATCAACAGCAGGAGAAGAAACGGGAGAACTGCCCGGAGGAGTTAGTGCTCTGGTCTGCAGAGATGAACCGC gtTTCAACTGTTCGAAGGCTTCTGTCTACCAGTGCTGAGCTGGTAAACACTAGAGATGATGACAAATACACCCCACTTCACCGTGCAGCCTATAATGGGCATTTGGAGGTAGTAAAGGAGCTCATAGCATATAAAGCTGATATTCACGCCAGGACTGTTGACGGGTGGACTCCGCTGCACAGCGCCTGCAAGTGGAATAATGCAAAGGTCGCCTCCTACCTCCTTCAGCAAGGAGCAGACATCAATGCACAGACTAACGGCCGGCTCACCCCATTACACCTTGCCTCCAGCAATAAAGACGCCAAAGAGACACTGGAGTTGCTGCTGATGAATCGATACATTAAACCACACCTCAAGAGCAGCAGTGACGAGACTGCATTGGACATTGCAAGAAGGACTAGTGCACACTACTACCTGTTTGAAATTGTGGAGCCCTGTACAAATTCTGTCCCTGAATCCTGA
- the LOC131737715 gene encoding ankyrin repeat domain-containing protein 49-like isoform X3 — protein sequence MEAGRDRSQTEMAEPKAQCNSERKVAALPPTCLASADGKGARLGDFPEDFNQLELLDTHRHLIPIGTHSLWPEEENEEEEEEDGERSEEWYQQQEKKRENCPEELVLWSAEMNRVSTVRRLLSTSAELVNTRDDDKYTPLHRAAYNGHLEVVKELIAYKADIHARTVDGWTPLHSACKWNNAKVASYLLQQGADINAQTNGRLTPLHLASSNKDAKETLELLLMNRYIKPHLKSSSDETALDIARRTSAHYYLFEIVEPCTNSVPES from the exons ATGGAAGCTGGTAGAGATAGAAG TCAGACTGAAATGGCTGAACCAAAGGCCCAATGCAACAGCGAAAGGAAAGTGGCGGCTTTGCCGCCAACATGCCTAGCAAGTGCAGACGGGAAGGGGGCCAGGCTGGGGGACTTCCCAGAGGATTTTAATCAGCTGGAGCTGctggacacacacagacacctgaTCCCCATCGGGACCCACAGCCTGTGGCCAGAGGAAGAGaacgaggaggaggaagaggaggatggAGAGCGGAGCGAGGAGTGGTATCAACAGCAGGAGAAGAAACGGGAGAACTGCCCGGAGGAGTTAGTGCTCTGGTCTGCAGAGATGAACCGC gtTTCAACTGTTCGAAGGCTTCTGTCTACCAGTGCTGAGCTGGTAAACACTAGAGATGATGACAAATACACCCCACTTCACCGTGCAGCCTATAATGGGCATTTGGAGGTAGTAAAGGAGCTCATAGCATATAAAGCTGATATTCACGCCAGGACTGTTGACGGGTGGACTCCGCTGCACAGCGCCTGCAAGTGGAATAATGCAAAGGTCGCCTCCTACCTCCTTCAGCAAGGAGCAGACATCAATGCACAGACTAACGGCCGGCTCACCCCATTACACCTTGCCTCCAGCAATAAAGACGCCAAAGAGACACTGGAGTTGCTGCTGATGAATCGATACATTAAACCACACCTCAAGAGCAGCAGTGACGAGACTGCATTGGACATTGCAAGAAGGACTAGTGCACACTACTACCTGTTTGAAATTGTGGAGCCCTGTACAAATTCTGTCCCTGAATCCTGA
- the LOC117962451 gene encoding uncharacterized protein LOC117962451 isoform X2: MVDRDHKQKKSVYVQTDEKELNEKKMTLDLDEVWSIKKNIPAFSERHRNKTSAERFSNLPHKVELFSRYGEVRVFKKSVKSIKSSDDIVDNRNHQGHKLNMKSLTSKDKDEESLFDF; the protein is encoded by the exons ATGGTGGACAGAGATCATAAGCAGAAGAAATCCGTTTATGTGCAAACAGATGAAAAGgaactaaatgaaaagaaaatga cactTGATCTTGATGAGGTGTGGAGCATAAAGAAAAATATTCCGGCATTCAGTGAACGACATAGAAATAAAACTTCAGCTGAAAGATTTAGCAATTTACCTCATAAGGTGGAGTTATTCTCTCGCTACGGGGAGGTCAGAG tttttaagaAAAGTGTCAAAAGCATCAAAAGTTCAG ATGATATTGTGGATAACAGGAACCATCAAGGACACAAGCTTAACATGAAGAGTTTAACCAGTAAGGACAAGGATGAAGAGAGCCTGTTTGACTTTTAA